The Enterococcus sp. 7F3_DIV0205 genome has a window encoding:
- the greA gene encoding transcription elongation factor GreA, whose translation MVEKVFPMTLEGKEKLEQELEELKTVKRKEIVERIKIARSFGDLSENSEYESAKDEQAFVEGRITTLENMIRFAQIIDNGGVDSDEVSIGKTVTFIELPDGDEEEYTIVGSAEADPFSGKISNDSPIAQALIGKRLNDQVAIATPGGDMQVRIIKVG comes from the coding sequence ATGGTAGAAAAAGTATTTCCTATGACACTTGAAGGAAAAGAAAAATTAGAACAAGAATTAGAAGAACTAAAAACAGTTAAACGAAAAGAGATCGTTGAACGTATAAAAATTGCAAGAAGCTTTGGGGATCTATCAGAAAACTCTGAGTATGAGTCCGCTAAAGATGAGCAAGCTTTTGTAGAAGGTCGAATCACAACCTTAGAAAATATGATTCGCTTTGCACAGATCATTGATAATGGTGGTGTTGATTCAGACGAAGTTTCGATTGGAAAAACGGTGACATTTATTGAATTGCCAGATGGTGATGAGGAAGAGTATACTATTGTAGGCAGTGCAGAAGCAGATCCATTTTCTGGTAAAATTTCAAATGATTCACCAATTGCACAAGCATTGATTGGTAAACGCTTGAACGATCAAGTGGCTATTGCAACTCCGGGTGGAGATATGCAGGTAAGAATCATAAAAGTTGGCTAA
- the mltG gene encoding endolytic transglycosylase MltG, with translation MQSPKEDNSNKRTRKKEDRIVSRIVLIVASVLLLVIAIFGFTFYKYVNAGLQPLDKKDTKLVQVHIPEDSSNKKISNILEDSKVIKSGMVFNYYAKFKNLTDFQAGYYQMSPNMTLDEIGALLREGGTAEPTQLADGKVTIPEGFDIDKIGDAIEKNTEFKKDQFIELMKNQAFFDKMKEKYPELLGSAAEASDVRYRFEGYLFPATYDYYKDAKLEDFVDQMIAKTSSVIEPFIPMVHAKGMTIQQVLTLASLVEKEGVKEEDRKKIAQVFFNRIAANMPLQSDISILYALGEHKELVTYKDLEVDSPYNLYKNTGYGPGPFDSPSEQAINAVLNPIQNNYLYFVADISTGNVYFAETYEQHQEFVDKYVNNTETEKSE, from the coding sequence ATGCAGAGTCCTAAAGAGGATAATTCCAACAAACGTACCAGAAAGAAAGAAGACCGTATTGTTAGTCGGATCGTATTGATCGTTGCATCAGTCCTATTACTGGTGATTGCCATTTTTGGTTTCACTTTTTATAAGTATGTCAATGCAGGATTGCAACCACTCGATAAAAAAGATACAAAATTGGTTCAAGTACACATTCCAGAAGACTCGTCGAATAAAAAAATTTCCAACATTTTAGAAGACAGTAAAGTTATCAAAAGCGGAATGGTCTTCAATTATTACGCAAAATTTAAAAATTTGACTGATTTTCAGGCTGGCTACTACCAAATGTCGCCTAACATGACATTGGATGAGATCGGTGCACTGTTAAGAGAAGGTGGAACAGCTGAACCCACACAGTTGGCTGATGGAAAAGTAACGATTCCAGAAGGCTTTGATATTGATAAGATCGGGGATGCCATTGAGAAAAATACCGAATTTAAGAAAGATCAATTTATCGAACTAATGAAGAATCAAGCATTCTTCGATAAGATGAAAGAGAAGTATCCAGAGTTATTAGGCAGTGCAGCTGAAGCAAGCGATGTTCGTTATCGCTTTGAAGGTTACTTATTCCCTGCAACTTATGACTATTACAAAGATGCTAAGTTAGAAGATTTTGTTGACCAAATGATCGCAAAGACCAGTAGTGTGATCGAGCCATTTATTCCAATGGTTCATGCTAAGGGAATGACGATCCAACAAGTACTAACACTAGCGTCATTGGTAGAAAAAGAAGGCGTGAAAGAAGAAGACCGTAAAAAAATCGCTCAAGTTTTCTTTAATAGAATTGCAGCGAATATGCCATTGCAATCAGATATTTCAATTTTATATGCTCTAGGTGAACACAAAGAACTGGTAACGTATAAAGATTTAGAAGTAGATTCACCGTATAATCTTTATAAAAATACTGGATATGGTCCTGGACCGTTTGATAGTCCAAGTGAGCAAGCAATCAACGCTGTCTTAAATCCAATCCAAAATAATTATCTTTACTTTGTTGCGGATATCTCAACTGGAAATGTTTATTTTGCAGAGACATATGAACAACATCAAGAATTTGTGGACAAATATGTTAATAACACAGAAACTGAAAAAAGTGAATAG
- the nox gene encoding H2O-forming NADH oxidase, with product MSKTKTVIVGANHAGIAAANTLLDTYPDQEVVMIDRNTNLSYLGCGTALWVGRQIESYENLFYTNKDAFEAKGAKIYMETSVETVDFDKKIVHCKTHSGEEFTESYDKLILATGSAPINPTIPGRDLKNVEFLKLFQDGQTVDAAMSKEEIKTVAVIGAGYIGVEIAEAAKRRGKNVLLFDAAERCLPNYYDKWFTDDMDKVLSDNGIELHYGELAKEYKGTEKVESIVTDKGEYAVDLVINAIGFRPNNGLGKDHLQLFDNGAYLVDLHQQTSDPDVYAVGDCSTIFSNAVQQTTYIALATNAVRSGIVAAHNVGGTPLESIGVQGSNGISIFGYHMVSTGLTVQESEKLGLKIKYTEFEDLQKPGFMKENNKVKIRIVYEEDSRRIVGAQMASYEDISMGIHMFSLAIEEKVTIDKLKLLDIFFLPHFNQPYNYITMAALSAE from the coding sequence ATGAGCAAAACAAAAACAGTTATTGTAGGTGCCAATCATGCTGGAATCGCTGCAGCAAACACATTGTTGGATACTTATCCAGATCAAGAAGTAGTCATGATCGATCGAAATACGAATCTTAGCTATCTTGGTTGCGGGACAGCGCTATGGGTAGGTCGTCAAATCGAATCATACGAAAATCTATTTTATACGAATAAGGATGCCTTTGAAGCAAAAGGTGCTAAAATTTATATGGAAACAAGTGTTGAAACTGTTGATTTTGATAAAAAAATAGTTCATTGTAAAACACATAGCGGTGAAGAATTTACGGAAAGTTACGATAAATTGATTCTAGCTACAGGATCAGCACCAATCAATCCAACCATTCCAGGGAGAGACTTGAAAAATGTTGAATTCTTAAAGCTTTTCCAAGACGGTCAGACGGTAGATGCTGCTATGTCAAAAGAAGAAATTAAAACTGTGGCAGTAATTGGAGCAGGGTATATTGGTGTTGAAATTGCAGAAGCTGCAAAACGTCGTGGTAAGAATGTTCTATTATTTGACGCAGCAGAAAGATGTTTGCCAAATTACTACGATAAATGGTTCACAGATGATATGGATAAAGTCTTATCAGATAATGGGATTGAGCTTCATTATGGTGAATTAGCAAAAGAGTACAAAGGAACTGAAAAAGTTGAGTCTATCGTAACAGACAAAGGAGAATATGCTGTAGACTTAGTTATCAATGCAATTGGATTTAGACCAAATAATGGTTTAGGAAAAGATCATTTGCAGTTGTTTGACAATGGTGCATACCTTGTTGATCTTCATCAACAAACAAGTGATCCTGATGTCTATGCAGTAGGGGATTGTTCAACGATTTTTTCAAATGCTGTCCAACAGACAACTTATATTGCTTTAGCGACCAATGCAGTTCGTTCTGGAATCGTCGCAGCGCATAACGTTGGTGGAACACCTTTAGAATCAATTGGTGTTCAAGGGTCAAACGGGATTTCTATTTTTGGCTATCATATGGTTTCTACAGGATTGACAGTGCAAGAATCAGAAAAATTAGGTTTGAAAATAAAATATACTGAATTTGAAGATCTACAAAAACCTGGATTTATGAAAGAAAACAATAAAGTCAAAATCAGAATCGTTTATGAAGAGGATTCTCGGCGTATTGTCGGAGCCCAGATGGCTTCCTATGAAGATATTTCGATGGGAATCCATATGTTCTCACTAGCCATCGAAGAAAAAGTAACGATCGACAAACTGAAGTTACTAGACATTTTCTTCTTGCCACATTTTAATCAACCTTATAATTATATTACAATGGCAGCGCTTAGCGCAGAATAA